AAAGAACCCCACCAAAAGGGGTGTCATATTATCAAGAAGGCAATCCCTTTCAAAATGTAAGATGTTTTAGTTTTATCCTAAGTCAATTTTCTCTAGCTTTGACcaggtttatagaaaaatatattggCATCTACAATACCAAACACATTCCACAGTAGATTCAATAGAATAAATTTGGTGTAGTAGATACTAGTGCTTTTTTCTATAAACTAGGTCAAAGATAGAGTTTTTAGACTTACGACAAAGATAAAACATCTCATATTTTGGAAGAGATGAAGTACGAGGTACCTAGGTACGTTCAGATTATGCAATATCCAGGGCAGTACCTCCATCTGTTGTGTGTCTGATGATATAACAAAATTATCGGCACCAAGGAGGCTGATGGCTTCATGTCTCTTTGATTCACTTGTACTCAAAACTGTGACCTTAAGACCAAATGCTTTACCAAATTTCACTGCCATGTGACCGAGACCACCGAGTCCAATGACCCCAAGTGACTTTCCAGGTTGGTTTATGTTGTGTCGCATCATTGGAGTATACACAGTTATTCCAGCACACAGAAGAGGTGCTGCCTTCGCCAAAGGATAGCCATCGGGTATTTGGAAGCAATACCTAAAGTTCAAATTAATCAACAGAAAATGTGATTCCTTATCTGACAGGTTGTATCGAATCTGCATCAAGGTGTCAATAATGACTTATATGGACCCATATATTATTCTTTGATCATGTATTGACTGTGATGAAAATTGATGGACAGCAATGACCCAGATTTTACTCTCATAAGGAAGTACATAGCATCTTGAATACGACACAGTGTGATCAAATAGGCAAATGAAATTACAGTGGAACCTGTTTTCATCCCTATACTACCTTTTATcaatataaattttttttttgtttgaacagcCAAGTAAAACAGTACTGCCATACCTTTCATGGACTACAATGTGAGTGGAGTAACCCCCCTTGGTGACAGTTCCATCTGTATCAATGCCATTGAAAGTATAAACTCCTTTTGGGCAGTGGTTCTCTAGAGAGCTATTGCAGTGCTCACAATCCCGGCATGAGTTCACATATGTTCCAACACCTACATGGTCAGCCACTTTAAAGCCTTTGACATCTGCACCAACCTGAGTTACAACTCCAGCTATCTCATGCCTGCACCAATGAATAATATCATTGACAAATATATAATACAGACACCATTTTGGACAACGGGCAACACTTAATCGGCACTCCTGACTATGATGTTTTGTTTCCTCTAGAGGGGTTCAATGTATTGTTCTGAAAACGCTTACCCAGGAACCACAGGATATTTTGAATCATGGTGCATATTCCGTGTCCAGACAACGTCAGCATAACAGACTCCACAGTATATGATCTTCAGCGCAACATCGCTGCTTTGCACTGCTCTGAAAATTATTATACACATAGTAGCTCTCATAAGAAGAAGTTATCAAAAATGAAACCAATAAGCTAGCTGAACAAAAAGACAAGCACGTTGTTATTTGTACTCAAATTTCTGTAATCAATTTGTATAATTGTTGGCTTAGGCCGCTTCCCCTATTTTTTAATAAACGGCAGATCCTGCCCATTTACGTTAAACAAAATTCTGCAATCCCATCAGATCTAAAATGTTCACCCAATGCCCATCGTAAGCATCAGTTTCATGATTTCGTTTGATAGACCACGAGCAGAAATAGCTGCACTACTTGTTCCACACTGGAAGTGCTCATTTGATAACAGGTACCAAACACACTGAAAACAAAACGTAACCTGCATAGAAAGGCATGGAAACAATACGGTCCATACATATCCCAAAGAAATAGGTCTAGCATAGCAAGAAGACAGTATTCAGAGTGCTAAACATGACGCAACTTTTCTCCAAATCAGGAGAGGGGGAAGCCACCTGCGGTTAAAGCTGTATGGTGAGAGAACTCCAGAAGGATCTCTCGCTGCCCAAGCATCGCAGTTGCCGTTCTCTGATTCAGCAGCCATTTGAACTGAACTGCAGAATGAATTCGTGCCAAGTCAGTAAATCGAAAGACTCGGCTCTAACAGAAGCAGGGGGGATTTCAGATAGCCTATGCTAAACAAAGTCATCGCAGTGAAATCGTTGACCCTTGGGAGTCGAATCGAGGCGGGCAGTACAGGGCAGGGGAGGGGAGGGAAAAAAAAAGACTCACCTCCGTGTCGATTCCTTCCGCACCGGCCGGTCCCCGAAGTCTCCTCGATGCAAGCGCGGCAAGCAGGCTGCCGGCTGTCGCCGGGATGCAGGTAGCCGCCGACGGCGAGTGAGCGTAAAGGGAAGAAGATGCAGTTGCTTGGAAGGGCGGAGGCCGTATCATGTCCCGCTGACGGCTGACCGGTGGATGGATTGGATTGGAGAGGGTTCCGGCCTACGGAGTTACGGGGCTTCTCGCCAGCCATGAGTTCATCGCTGATTGGAcgggctgggcccccgagggccCATCAGCGATTGAGCGCACGCGTCAAACCCTTTCCCTTTCTTTGACGCCTTCAGCTATAGGAATGAGATCAGGATACCGTCGGGATATTCAAATAAGGTAAAAAAACTAGTAATTAGACCCGTGCCTTGTAACAGGAGAGATAAAAGTACTTGTACATTTTTATAGTGTAACAGacatggcaaaaaaaaaatcctcAAGTAAACCCTCGTGAACGCTTGTGTTTGGCGGGGCTCCTGGCTTCGGCTCTGGCTTATCCGGAGGAGCCCTACCTAAATGTTTTGCCTGCAGGAGCCGTTTTTAAAAACATAGGAGCCGGGACCGTTTTGGAGGAGTCATaaagctcctccagaggagcctcTCACgaagagccctgccaaacacccccttaacgtGGATCCTCTTTTGATTGGCCAAATAGTAAGATAATAGattttttttcttacaacataAATTTTAGTGTTTCATATTGTACTAATTTTATTTTATAATAAATAGAAAATTAACATATAATTGAACATTATATCTGGATTTATAGATCTAATCATAACTTGAAAGTGTTCAACATTATAATATAAGTACTAATTGTTTGATAAAAAAAATGGATATTCAATTGAATACCCTTGACTCAAAGCAGACCCCGCATTGTAGCCCGGTAGTTAGGGATAGATCTGGACGTCAAAAGTATTCATCCGATTTAATATGGATGCTAAATGGATGTATTCGAATTCGCTTTCTATGCTTCTTCTCTATCCAATTTCAAATTCATATTAAAAAATGTGAAATATTTGACACTATCCGTATGTGAAGAACAAAGTACCATCTAAATAATATAACTCTTCTAAACTATTTAAAAGTTATCTCTATGACTAATTAGGCTGATCATAAAGGGTAATTTTAATTTATGATAATTTTAAAACTTATATTTATGATAATTATAATATTATAATTAACGATATATAAAGGTTA
The nucleotide sequence above comes from Miscanthus floridulus cultivar M001 chromosome 18, ASM1932011v1, whole genome shotgun sequence. Encoded proteins:
- the LOC136520646 gene encoding probable cinnamyl alcohol dehydrogenase 1 isoform X1 translates to MAGEKPRNSVGRNPLQSNPSTGQPSAGHDTASALPSNCIFFPLRSLAVGGYLHPGDSRQPACRACIEETSGTGRCGRNRHGVQMAAESENGNCDAWAARDPSGVLSPYSFNRRAVQSSDVALKIIYCGVCYADVVWTRNMHHDSKYPVVPGHEIAGVVTQVGADVKGFKVADHVGVGTYVNSCRDCEHCNSSLENHCPKGVYTFNGIDTDGTVTKGGYSTHIVVHERYCFQIPDGYPLAKAAPLLCAGITVYTPMMRHNINQPGKSLGVIGLGGLGHMAVKFGKAFGLKVTVLSTSESKRHEAISLLGADNFVISSDTQQMESLKNSLHFIVDTASGDHPFDPYLSLLKVGGVMAIVGFPSEIKMHPASLNRGARTLSGSVTGGTKDIQEMVNFCAANKIYPEIEVIKIDYINEALTRLVNRDVKYRFVIDIENSFK
- the LOC136520646 gene encoding probable cinnamyl alcohol dehydrogenase 1 isoform X2, coding for MAAESENGNCDAWAARDPSGVLSPYSFNRRAVQSSDVALKIIYCGVCYADVVWTRNMHHDSKYPVVPGHEIAGVVTQVGADVKGFKVADHVGVGTYVNSCRDCEHCNSSLENHCPKGVYTFNGIDTDGTVTKGGYSTHIVVHERYCFQIPDGYPLAKAAPLLCAGITVYTPMMRHNINQPGKSLGVIGLGGLGHMAVKFGKAFGLKVTVLSTSESKRHEAISLLGADNFVISSDTQQMESLKNSLHFIVDTASGDHPFDPYLSLLKVGGVMAIVGFPSEIKMHPASLNRGARTLSGSVTGGTKDIQEMVNFCAANKIYPEIEVIKIDYINEALTRLVNRDVKYRFVIDIENSFK